A single region of the bacterium genome encodes:
- a CDS encoding 2-dehydropantoate 2-reductase N-terminal domain-containing protein → MRVTIVGSGAIGGIAGAWMSMAGEDVTFVDVNREHVEQLRTKGLLIDGGRGDHRLGPQKAFTPDELTDPLECVFLAVKSQHTKAAVEGIKRLLAPGGFVVSLQNGLVNEDEIASVIGRERTVGALPDYGGAYVDPGHLEFVIEGPVYAGELDGRITPRIKEVHRLLAHVAEAELLTDIKARIWAKTCFGAQIVASALVDAPSYLVVGEERARRVVGPLVREALEVAYAHHVDVPGGPFFKPELYFPRTPEDTRRLFALHG, encoded by the coding sequence ATGCGGGTCACCATTGTCGGGTCGGGAGCGATCGGCGGCATCGCCGGCGCGTGGATGTCGATGGCCGGCGAGGACGTGACCTTCGTCGACGTCAACCGGGAGCACGTGGAGCAGTTGCGTACCAAGGGTCTCCTGATCGACGGCGGCCGCGGCGACCACCGGCTGGGACCACAGAAGGCGTTCACTCCCGACGAGCTCACCGACCCCCTGGAGTGCGTGTTCCTCGCCGTCAAGTCCCAGCACACCAAGGCGGCGGTCGAGGGTATCAAGCGCCTCTTGGCTCCCGGAGGCTTCGTCGTTTCACTGCAAAACGGCCTCGTCAACGAGGACGAGATCGCATCCGTGATCGGCCGGGAGCGTACAGTCGGGGCGCTGCCGGACTACGGCGGCGCCTACGTCGACCCCGGCCACCTCGAGTTTGTCATCGAAGGCCCGGTCTACGCGGGCGAACTCGACGGCCGCATCACCCCGCGAATCAAGGAGGTCCACCGGCTGCTGGCCCACGTCGCGGAGGCCGAGCTCCTCACCGACATCAAGGCCCGCATCTGGGCCAAGACCTGCTTCGGTGCCCAGATCGTCGCCAGCGCGCTGGTCGACGCGCCGTCATACCTGGTGGTGGGGGAGGAGCGGGCTCGCCGTGTGGTCGGGCCCCTCGTCCGTGAGGCGCTCGAGGTGGCCTATGCCCACCATGTGGACGTCCCGGGCGGTCCGTTCTTCAAGCCGGAGCTGTACTTCCCCAGGACGCCCGAGGACACGCGGCGGCTCTTCGCATTACATGGATGA